CGCTACAGGAGCGCCGCGATGGAAGCAACCACGCTTGCGGGTTCGATCACGCCCGGCGTACCAGCCCGCAGCGCAAACCCGATGCATCACAATGCGGGCATGCGAACCGGTAGGCGAATGGGACTTACACGCTCAAGCTGGGCCATATTTGCCGACCGGCGCCAGTTGGGCAACGGCGCCGTGCTTTCGCTGATCGATCCGAAACGAGCACCGTCGTCAGCGGCACACCGTTTCGACCAGTTGGGCACCACGCAGTTGGCGATTGCTGCGTTCGAGCTGCGCACGCTGGGTTGCGCTGACATTGCTGAGCAGGAAGGTGGCCGGGCGCAGGGTATCGTCGCGCTCGCGCACCACAGCGGAACGCACACCCTTGTCCCGCAGCGCGACAACCCGGCGATCCGCCGCCTCACGGGTGGAGAACACGCCCAACGACACCGCGTTCTGCCAGCGCCCGCCGTTGTTGACGACGAAGTAGTCGTCGATCCCCAACCCCTGCAGCTCCTCGGCCTTGCGCTTGGCGGCCTCGATGTCGGCCAGCGGCGGGATGTAGACCCAGACCTTGGCCTGCTCGGCGCTTTGCAGCGTGCGCTCGCTCACCTTCAGCGCGGCCATCCGCGCACTGGCAATCTGCGCCTGCTCGGGTGACGGCACCGTCCAGCGCAGGCAGACCGCAGTGGCGGTCGGTTGGACCGGCGTGGGCGTCAATGCCACTGCCGCAACCTCCGATGCCGCACCCGCACTGGCCGGCAGCGGGCTGGGGGCGATCACCGGGACCGGTGTGAGTTTGGAGACATCGACCAGCCGCAGCTTGTCGGCATGCTGTTCGGGCGGCAGCACCACGGCCGGCGCCGCAGCGGGTGCCAGCTGGCTGTAGGCGTAGAACCCCGCGTTGGCAAGGACAAGCAGGACGAGCAGCCATTTCATGGCCGGGCATCTCCGTCGAAAGCGAGGGCGGCCAGCCCCCTGAGGACAAGGTGATCGATCTGGCGGCAGGGCAGGCGTTCCAGCCACGGTGCCAGCACGGCGGCGTCGCCGCCGGACAGCAGCAGCAGCGGCTCCTCGCCGCGCGCCACCAGCCGGTCGAGCGCGGCCGTCACGCAGCCAGCCAGCGCCGTCTGCACACCGGTTTCGATCGCATCTTCGGTCGAGGTCGGGAAATCGTGCACGTTGCCGCCGGCATCCGGCAACCGCGCAGTACCGGCGGCGAGCGCCGCCTTCATCATCCGGTAGCCCGGTACGATGACGCCACCGAGAAAGCGGCCATCGGCAGTCAGCGCATCGACGGTGAGTGCCGTGCCGGCAGTGGCGATGACGAGCGCCTGGCCGGGCTCCGCGGCCCGCGCACCGAGCACCGCCGCCCAGCGATCCGGCCCTTGCTGCTCCAGTCGGCGATAGCGGTTGCGTACGCCCAGCGCTTCGCGCTCGACCTGGATCCAGTCGATGCCGCGATCCCAGGTTTGCCGGCAGAAGGCATCGAGCGCAGCACCCAGTTCGGGCGCCGCCACGCTGCAGCCGACGATGCGACGGGGCGCCACCAGCTGCCGCCATTCGGCAAGCAGCGGCTGCAGTTCATCGGGGCTGGCGCTGCCGCGCGCAGGCCAGTCTTCCTGTGCCTCGGCCAGCGCCCATTTCAGACGGGTATTGCCCAGGTCGAGCAGCAGCACGCTCATGCCGCCACCCGCAGGCTAAGATCGCCGCTGTGGATGACTTCGTCGCGCTCGTCGCTGCGAAAACGCAGCGCGCCGTCGTCGGTCACCCCCATGGCACGGCCTTCGCGAGCCTGGCCATCGGCAGCGATCAACCGCACTGCGCGCCCTTGCCAAGCGTGGCGTGCTTCCCAGCGCCCGCGGAAATCGGCGAAACCGTGCGCGGCAAAGTCAGCCAAGCCGTGTTCGAGCGCGGTCAGCAAACGCGCCAGCAAGGCATTGCGATCGACCGCCAGCCCGTGCGCGGCGAGGCCAGCAGCCTGCAGGCCTTCGAGCTCAGGCGCTTGCAGGTTGAGGCCAATGCCGATCACGGCACAGACCGGCCCCATCGCGTCACCGGCGATTTCGATCAGGATACCGCCAGCCTTGGCGTGTTCGTCACCCACCGGCAGCAGCAGATCGTTGGGCCATTTGAGCGCAATACCGGCCACGCCGGCATCGGCCAGCGTTTCGGCGACCAGCACGCCGACCGCCAATGGCAGCCCGGCCAGAGTCGCAGCGCCACCGGGAAACTGCCAGCACAGCGAGAACATCAGCGAGCCCCCCAACCGGCCCTGCCAGCGGCGGCCAAGCCGGCCGCGACCGCCATCCTGCCATTCGGCGGCCATCACGCGGCCGTGCCGCGGCTCAGCGAGCAGGCGACGGTTGGTCGAATCGGTACGCTGGTGGATTTCCAGCGTCAACGCGGTCTGTGCGCCCAGCGCAGCGCGGACCACCGCCTCATCGAGCCATTGCAGCGGCTCGCGCAGCCGATAGCCGACGCCGTGGCGCCGCTCCAGCGCTACGCCGTATTGCTCGGCCTCGGCGAGCGCGGTCGAGACCGAGGCGCGCGACAGCGCGAGCTGTTCGGCGATCTGCTCGCCGGAAGTGGGATGGTCGGCGCTGAGGCGCCGCAGGCAGGCCAGGGTATGCACGGACATGGTGGCCGCGATTTTAGCCCGGATCAGCCATGTGGGGATGAACGCCGTGCAGCCACGGTTACGCGTTCGTCATGCGCGCCACGGTCGTGCCAGCAACAGGGCTAGTCGCTGGCCGCTTCGTCCGCGCCCATCGTTTCGATCACGTGGTTCTGGTTGGTGTAGATGCAGATGTCGCCGGCAATCTCCAGCGCCTTCTTCACCACCACCTCGGGCGCGAGCGTGGTGTTGTCGATCAGCGCCTTGGCGGCCGCCTGCGCATAGGCGCCACCGGAGCCGATGGCGGCGATGCCCTGCTCGGGCTCAAGCACATCGCCATTGCCGGTGATCACCAGCGTGGCCGTTTCATCGGCAACGATCAGCATGGCTTCCAGCCGCCGCAGCATGCGGTCGGTGCGCCAGTCCTTGGCGAGCTCGACCGCGGACTTGGTCAGATGGCCCTGATGCTTTTCCAGCTTGGACTCGAAGCGCTCGAACAGCGTGAATGCATCAGCGGTACCGCCGGCAAAGCCGACGATGACCTTGTCGTGGTAGAGCTTGCGCACCTTGCGGGCAGTGCCCTTGATCACCACATTGCCGAGCGTGACCTGCCCGTCGCCGCCCACGGCGACATGGCGGCCACGGCGGACGGAGACGATGGTGGTGCCGTCGAATTGCTGCATGGGGAAACTGCCTCTAGTTCCGATTGCGAATAGCCGGCAGTTGGGGGCAAAGCGGCGCCATTCAAGGCGCCGACGTCAATGCCGCTGGTAGGCGGGGCGGATATCGACGAGCTCGGTGATGCCCAGCAGATGCATCAGCCCGGCCACCAGTTCGTTGGGCTCGTGCAGCACCAGCGTGCGGCCTTGCTGGATCAGCTCCATGCACAGGTTGAGCAGCTGGCCGGCCGTCTCGAAATCGACCCGGCTCACCTTGCGCAGGTCCAGCACCGGTTTCGGGTGCGTATTGGCGAAATCGCGGATCGCCGCCAGCGCATTGGCGGCACCGCCGAGCAGCTCGCCCGACAACACCAGCTGATCCGGGGCGGACGGGTTCGGTGCCGGGCTGGCCGGCTGTGCCGCCGCAGCCTCGGCCTTTTGTTCCGGGCTGGGCGCCAGCTTGTCGTCCCACGACGGCGGCGATACCTCGAAGGTGACCGCATAGACGATGGCCAGGTTGTCGAAGCCTTCCTGATCGCCGGTGCTTTGCAGCACCTCCATCAGCAGCAGCCAGAACGGCGCCTCCATCGGTACCTTGCGGCCCGGTTCGATCTTGCCCTTGAGCAGCTCGATGAAATGATCACCGCCCAGGATCTGCAGCCGCGCCTTGGCCTTGCGCGCCCGTGCCCAGGCCGCCAGCAGCTCGGCGGCAGCCAGGCTCTCAATCTCGGTGACCTTGCTGAAATCGGCGCGCACCGCGCCACCGTCGGCACAGGCCTTCACCAGCTTGGCGGCCTCGACATCGGCGCCATCCGAGCGCAGCGCCGGCCCGAAGGCGACATAGGCGCTGCCAGGCGCGCCGGTGTGCGCCGTACTGGCCTTGGGCAGATCGCGCCAGGCAGGCGGTGACACCTCGAATTCGACGACGAACTGCAATGCCAGCTCGTCGAACGCCTTGCGATCACCCAATTGCTGGTAGAGCTCGAACAGCAGCAGCCAGGTTTCGTGGCGGCGACTACCGATCACGCCCGGCAAGGCGGCCTTGAGCGCGGCCACCGCAGCCTGTGCCTGCTTGTTGGCATACAACACGACGGCCTGCTCTTCGTCCGGCGTCAGATGGGCGCCGGCGTCCTCGACCTCGATCGAAAGCTCGCTGAGGTTGTAGGAGGCGCTGTCGGGCGTCTTGGGCGCTTCGGCCTGGGCAGGGGCGTGCTGCGGCGCGGGCTGCCCCGGCTTGGCAGCCGGTTGCGACAGCTCGGGCTTGTCAGGCTCGTTGTCTTTCTTGCGGAAAAAGGAGAACACGGCGGACTCCGGCACCCAGATCGCGGCGCCGCTTCGGTTGGTGATTGCCTGTAATTGTAAGTCGTTTGCCCTCAACATCCTAGTCGCGAACAATGCTGTCGGCCTTGCTGAAACCCGCAGCAAGCGCGGCTTGGCTACACTGGTCAGGCGCCCAAGGAAACATTCATGATCGTCGCCCGCCTCGTCCCCCTGCTCCGCGCCCACCGAGTCCGCCGCTATGCCGTCGCCGCCGTGGCAACAATCCTGCTGCTCGGCGTGCTCGGGCACTTCGCATTGCCGCCGCTGCTACGGCCGTGGCTGGAACAGCGCTTGTCAGAAAAACTCGCACGCGATGTGCACATCGGCGAGTTCGCCTTCAACCCCTATACCTTGACGGCGACGCTGGGCGACGTAGCGATCAAGGAGCGCAATGGCGCGCCATTCCTTGCATTCAAGTCACTTTCGGCCAATGCCGAGCTGTGGTCACTGTTCGTCGGCGGCCCGGTGTTCAAGCGCATCGAGCTCGACCAGCCGGCACTGCACCTCGTGCGGTTCAGCCGCGATCGCTTCAATTTCTCCGACCTGCCCGAGCGGCTGCGCAGCGATGCGCCCTCGGACGAGCTGCCGACGTTCTCGTTGAACAACATCATCGTGCGTCAGGGCCGCATCGCGCTCGACGACCGTTACCTTGGCAGCCGGCAGCGGCTCGATGCGCTCGATGTCGCGTTGCCCTTCCTCTCGACGCTGTCCTACCGGGTGGACGACTACGTGGAACCTGCCATTTCCGGGCGGCTCAACGGCGCGTTCTTCAAGCTGAGCGGGCGCAGCCGTCCGTTCGGCGCACACCAGCAGACCACGCTCGACGTCGACCTCGATCGCTTGTCGCTGCCGCAATATCTCGCCTACCTGCCGCTGCCCCATGGCCTGTCGCTACTCAAGGGTACGGTCAGCAGCAAACTGCAGCTGGTGTTCGAGCAGCAGCCGGCGCCGCGCCTGCTGATCCACGGCCATGCGCAGGTCGACGACCTGGCACTGACACGCGACGGCATGGCCCTGGCCGGCTGGAAGCGGCTGGGCGTGCAGATGGTTGCGGTGGAGCCGTTGCGCCAGCGCTATGCCTTCGGCACGGTGAAGCTGGACGCACCGAGTGCCGACCTTGATCGCACGCTGCTGACGCAGTGGCAGCAAGATGCACCCGATGCCGCCACCGCGAGCGACGTCGCGGCCCGGCCCAACCCGCCCGCGCTCCGGCTGAGCATCGCCGCGTTGCAGCTTGCCAGTGGCAGCCTGCGCTGGCGCGACGACACGGTTCAACCGGCAGTGGCCAAGCAACTGAACGAGATCACGCTCGACAGCCGTGGCTTCGCGCTCACGGCACGCACGCCCATCCCGCTGCGCGTCTCGGCCACTGGCGCGGACGGCGAAGCGCTCAGCGCCGACCTGCAGCTGCAGCCGCAACCATGGCGGCTGCGCGGCACGCTGGCAGCGCAACAGCTCGCGCCGGCCACGCTCGCCGGCTACTGGCGACCGGCGCTCGATGCCGAACTGGGCGGCATGGTCTCCGCCAGCGCCGCCATCGAGCTCGGTACCGCGCCGTTTGCACTGCGGCTGAGCAATGGCCGGATCGAGCTGGCCGGCCTCACCATCACGGAACCGCGCGGCCGCACGCCGCTACTGTCCATCCCCTCGCTCATCGCCTCGTCGATCGCACTCGATAGCGCTGCACGCACGCTGGTGGTGGGCGACATCGTGAGCGATGGCGGGCAAGTGCGCTTGACGCTGGATGAACACGGTCAACCAACGGCGCAGCGACTGTTGCAGCCGGCCCAGTCAAATACGACCGCAGCCCCGGCCGACCCACCGTGGCAGATCAGTCTGCCGAAACTCGCGCTCGACGACTGGCGTGCCGAGCTCAGCGATGCGCGGCTGCCCGGCGTGGCACCGGCCGGCTTC
This region of Chitinolyticbacter meiyuanensis genomic DNA includes:
- a CDS encoding SPOR domain-containing protein — encoded protein: MKWLLVLLVLANAGFYAYSQLAPAAAPAVVLPPEQHADKLRLVDVSKLTPVPVIAPSPLPASAGAASEVAAVALTPTPVQPTATAVCLRWTVPSPEQAQIASARMAALKVSERTLQSAEQAKVWVYIPPLADIEAAKRKAEELQGLGIDDYFVVNNGGRWQNAVSLGVFSTREAADRRVVALRDKGVRSAVVRERDDTLRPATFLLSNVSATQRAQLERSNRQLRGAQLVETVCR
- a CDS encoding type III pantothenate kinase: MSVLLLDLGNTRLKWALAEAQEDWPARGSASPDELQPLLAEWRQLVAPRRIVGCSVAAPELGAALDAFCRQTWDRGIDWIQVEREALGVRNRYRRLEQQGPDRWAAVLGARAAEPGQALVIATAGTALTVDALTADGRFLGGVIVPGYRMMKAALAAGTARLPDAGGNVHDFPTSTEDAIETGVQTALAGCVTAALDRLVARGEEPLLLLSGGDAAVLAPWLERLPCRQIDHLVLRGLAALAFDGDARP
- a CDS encoding biotin--[acetyl-CoA-carboxylase] ligase, encoding MSVHTLACLRRLSADHPTSGEQIAEQLALSRASVSTALAEAEQYGVALERRHGVGYRLREPLQWLDEAVVRAALGAQTALTLEIHQRTDSTNRRLLAEPRHGRVMAAEWQDGGRGRLGRRWQGRLGGSLMFSLCWQFPGGAATLAGLPLAVGVLVAETLADAGVAGIALKWPNDLLLPVGDEHAKAGGILIEIAGDAMGPVCAVIGIGLNLQAPELEGLQAAGLAAHGLAVDRNALLARLLTALEHGLADFAAHGFADFRGRWEARHAWQGRAVRLIAADGQAREGRAMGVTDDGALRFRSDERDEVIHSGDLSLRVAA
- the hslV gene encoding ATP-dependent protease subunit HslV — its product is MQQFDGTTIVSVRRGRHVAVGGDGQVTLGNVVIKGTARKVRKLYHDKVIVGFAGGTADAFTLFERFESKLEKHQGHLTKSAVELAKDWRTDRMLRRLEAMLIVADETATLVITGNGDVLEPEQGIAAIGSGGAYAQAAAKALIDNTTLAPEVVVKKALEIAGDICIYTNQNHVIETMGADEAASD
- a CDS encoding STAS domain-containing protein; this translates as MFSFFRKKDNEPDKPELSQPAAKPGQPAPQHAPAQAEAPKTPDSASYNLSELSIEVEDAGAHLTPDEEQAVVLYANKQAQAAVAALKAALPGVIGSRRHETWLLLFELYQQLGDRKAFDELALQFVVEFEVSPPAWRDLPKASTAHTGAPGSAYVAFGPALRSDGADVEAAKLVKACADGGAVRADFSKVTEIESLAAAELLAAWARARKAKARLQILGGDHFIELLKGKIEPGRKVPMEAPFWLLLMEVLQSTGDQEGFDNLAIVYAVTFEVSPPSWDDKLAPSPEQKAEAAAAQPASPAPNPSAPDQLVLSGELLGGAANALAAIRDFANTHPKPVLDLRKVSRVDFETAGQLLNLCMELIQQGRTLVLHEPNELVAGLMHLLGITELVDIRPAYQRH
- a CDS encoding DUF748 domain-containing protein, encoding MIVARLVPLLRAHRVRRYAVAAVATILLLGVLGHFALPPLLRPWLEQRLSEKLARDVHIGEFAFNPYTLTATLGDVAIKERNGAPFLAFKSLSANAELWSLFVGGPVFKRIELDQPALHLVRFSRDRFNFSDLPERLRSDAPSDELPTFSLNNIIVRQGRIALDDRYLGSRQRLDALDVALPFLSTLSYRVDDYVEPAISGRLNGAFFKLSGRSRPFGAHQQTTLDVDLDRLSLPQYLAYLPLPHGLSLLKGTVSSKLQLVFEQQPAPRLLIHGHAQVDDLALTRDGMALAGWKRLGVQMVAVEPLRQRYAFGTVKLDAPSADLDRTLLTQWQQDAPDAATASDVAARPNPPALRLSIAALQLASGSLRWRDDTVQPAVAKQLNEITLDSRGFALTARTPIPLRVSATGADGEALSADLQLQPQPWRLRGTLAAQQLAPATLAGYWRPALDAELGGMVSASAAIELGTAPFALRLSNGRIELAGLTITEPRGRTPLLSIPSLIASSIALDSAARTLVVGDIVSDGGQVRLTLDEHGQPTAQRLLQPAQSNTTAAPADPPWQISLPKLALDDWRAELSDARLPGVAPAGFRRIGLQLANVDNHGGNATLALRARGKAGGNYRIDGQFVPAPFAGRFKLDLTDLDAAYAQPYFTRYLNITLASGFLSARGELDLKTAPRFDGGYQGALRVSRFHAFDKQSGEDFLKWQTLELSGVRTRFAPFSLDVAGVALSDFYSRLILSSQGRLNLQDIVVRDGQARSVTQAASAPASVEPAEDSGGGLPPIRIGQITLAGGNINFSDLFIQPNYGANLTDMAGSIAGLSTQAGTRATLELRGSVDRIAPVTVSGSLNPLADPLFIDIKGGVKGYDLTAASTYAAKYAGYGIEKGKLSMDVNYYVENGKLKASNQLFLDQLTLGQASGSPEATKLPVKFALALLTDRRGQIKLNLPIEGSLDDPQFRIGRVIWQIVGNLLEKIVTAPFDALASAFGDGPSLSHIVFEPGHATLDPTARGATQKLAEILADRPALKLDIAGWADPERDADGLKRTRLQDKLRALKVEDLADKGASVDEATLAVTAEEYPALLSRAYKQEKFPKPRNAVGLAKTLPADEMEKLILANTTVGPDDLRKLALARAQAVKDALKAAGVDDARLFVVTPKVDASPRDLQEGTTSRAQLKLQG